In the Eptesicus fuscus isolate TK198812 chromosome 12, DD_ASM_mEF_20220401, whole genome shotgun sequence genome, one interval contains:
- the SERINC3 gene encoding serine incorporator 3, which yields MGAVLGVCSLASWVPCLCGGASCLLCGCCPNSKNSTVTRLIYASILILGTVVSCIMQTEGVKNQLKKIPGFCEGGFKIKVVDIKADKDCDVQVGFKAAYRISFALAIFFFAFCLLMLKVKTSKDPRAAIHNGFWFFKIAAIVGIMVGSFYIPGGYFTTVWFVIGMLGAFIFILIQLVLLVDMAHSVNESWVNRMEEGNPRCWYAVLLSVTSILYTSSIICVSLLYIYYTKPDGCTENKFFISINLILCVVVSIISIHPKIQEHHPRSGLLQSSIITLYTVYLTWSALTNEPDQSCNPGLWSIITHLTAPTLAPANSTALVPTSAPPTQSGHLLENGNFIGLLTFVLCLVYSSFRTSTNSQVSKLTLSGSESVILRETSTNGASDEEEGQPRRAMDNEKEGVQYSYAMFHLMLCLASLYIMMTVTGWYSPDAEFQNVTSKWPAVWVKISSSWVCLLLYAWTLVAPVVLTNRDFS from the exons ATGGGAGCTGTGCTGGGCGtctgctccctggccagctgg GTCCCATGCCTTTGTGGTGGTGCATCATGTCTGCTATGCGGTTGCTGTCCCAACAGTAAGAATTCCACTGTGACTCGCCTCATTTATGCTTCTATTCTCATCCTTGGCACTGTTGTATCCTGCATCATGCAAACGGAAGGGGTAAAAAATCAGCTGAAGAAG ATTCCAGGATTCTGTGAAGGGGGATTTAAAATCAAGGTGGTTGATATAAAGGCTGATAAAGATTGTGATGTGCAGGTTGGTTTTAAAGCTGCATATCGGATCAGCTTTGCCTTGGCCatctttttctttgccttttgtcTACTCATGTTAAAAGTAAAAACGAGCAAAGACCCCAGAGCAGCAATACACAATGG gttTTGGTTCTTCAAAATTGCTGCCATTGTTGGTATCATGGTTGGATCTTTCTACATTCCTGGGGGTTATTTCACTACAG TCTGGTTTGTTATTGGCATGCTTGGGGCCTTTATCTTCATTCTTATCCAGCTGGTGCTGTTGGTAGACATGGCTCACTCTGTGAATGAATCATGGGTGAATCGAATGGAAGAAGGAAACCCAAGGTGCTGGTATGCTG ttttactaTCTGTCACAAGCATCCTGTATACCTCTTCAATAATCTGTGTCAGTTTGCTCTATATATACTACACCAAACCAGATGGCTGCACAGAGAACAAGTTCTTTATCAGTATTAATCTGATCCTTTGTGTTGTGGTTTCTattatatccatccatccaaaaaTTCAG GAACACCACCCTCGTTCTGGCCTCCTGCAGTCCTCCATCATCACACTCTACACCGTATACCTTACATGGTCAGCTCTGACCAATGAGCCTG atcaatcctgcaacccaggcctgtggagCATCATTACACACCTGACTGCACCAACCTTGGCTCCTGCAAATTCAACTGCTCTGGTCCCTACCTCTGCTCCACCAACGCAGAGTGGGCATCTTCTGGAGAATGGGAATTTTATTGGGCTGTTAACCTTTGTTCTCTGCCTTGTGTATTCTAG CTTCCGCACTTCTACCAATAGCCAGGTAAGTAAGCTGACCCTGTCAGGAAGTGAAAGTGTGATCCTCCGTGAAACATCTACCAATGGTGCCAGCGATGAAGAAGAGGGACAGCCCCGGCGGGCCATGGACAACGAGAAAGAGGGCGTTCAGTATAGCTACGCCATGTTCCACCTGATGCTCTGCCTGGCTTCCTTGTACATCATGATGACCGTGACTGGCTGGTACAG cCCTGATGCAGAGTTCCAGAATGTTACCAGCAAGTGGCCAGCTGTGTGGGTCAAGATCAGCTCCAGCTGGGTCTGCCTCCTCCTTTACGCCTGGACCCTTGTGGCTCCAGTTGTCCTCACCAATCGAGACTTCAGCTGA